From Novosphingobium decolorationis, one genomic window encodes:
- a CDS encoding hydantoinase B/oxoprolinase family protein, which yields MPAQIIQANETPFEKIEIDPVTLEVIENALRNARIEMDATLVRTAMSPGIREQGDAFPLIADHKGRMIVGQFGSYIGPFLEGYEGTVEDGDMIFLSDPYSVGGAISHCNDWLVLLPVFKDGRLIAYTSMFGHQSDIGGMVPGSMPIHATEIFQEGVRIPPVKIWKKGEYNEDLIKLVMHQSRMPDWCKADLNALIASCRVAANRVVEMAERFGDDIFVSATNLLLDRNYRAMQQLIESSIGETPVSFEDYICDDGMGFGPYKIKCTMWKENGRVVLDFDGTDPQSQASINMLLNENMMRMFFGIYMIMVFDPQILFNDGYYPLIDIRIPEGSLLKPRFPAALSGRTHVLGRLFDIMGGLLGQKTPEFLNAAGFSSSPHLFYAGHDKAGKWFQLFQIGFGGIPGRPMGDGPDGHSLFPGFTNVPNEFLERYFPLEIVKYETVADSGGAGLHRGGNGINMVYRFYEPGVIAIHDDRWFVPPWGVNGGLPGKRAKKILTKADGTQIVVGNKLEDYPVEAGDELQFITWGGGGWGDPLERDPALVLKEIGQGLVTETGALDYGVVIKDGAVDETATQALREKMRTERGEVEVFNFGPDIETLRKNCLEETGLPAPKQPMWRHADIAEAAE from the coding sequence ATGCCCGCACAGATCATTCAGGCCAACGAAACCCCCTTCGAGAAGATCGAGATCGATCCGGTCACCCTCGAAGTCATCGAGAACGCCCTTCGCAACGCCCGCATCGAGATGGACGCGACCCTCGTGCGCACCGCCATGTCGCCGGGCATCCGCGAACAGGGTGACGCCTTCCCGCTCATCGCCGACCACAAGGGACGCATGATCGTGGGCCAGTTCGGCTCCTACATCGGCCCCTTCCTCGAAGGCTATGAAGGCACCGTGGAAGACGGCGACATGATCTTCCTGTCCGACCCCTACTCGGTCGGCGGCGCGATCAGCCACTGCAACGACTGGCTCGTCCTGCTCCCCGTCTTCAAGGACGGCCGCCTCATCGCCTACACCTCGATGTTCGGCCACCAGAGCGACATCGGCGGCATGGTGCCGGGCTCCATGCCGATCCACGCCACCGAGATCTTCCAGGAAGGCGTGCGCATCCCGCCCGTCAAGATCTGGAAGAAGGGTGAGTACAACGAGGACCTCATCAAGCTGGTCATGCACCAGTCGCGCATGCCCGACTGGTGCAAGGCGGACCTGAACGCGCTGATCGCCTCGTGCCGTGTTGCCGCCAACCGCGTGGTCGAGATGGCCGAGCGCTTCGGCGATGACATCTTCGTCTCGGCGACCAACCTGCTCCTGGATCGCAACTACCGCGCCATGCAGCAGCTCATCGAGAGCTCGATCGGCGAGACGCCCGTCTCGTTCGAGGACTACATCTGCGACGATGGCATGGGTTTTGGCCCCTACAAGATCAAGTGCACGATGTGGAAGGAGAACGGCCGCGTCGTTCTCGACTTCGACGGCACCGATCCGCAGTCGCAGGCCTCGATCAACATGCTGCTCAATGAGAACATGATGCGCATGTTCTTCGGCATCTACATGATCATGGTCTTCGATCCGCAGATCCTGTTCAACGACGGCTACTACCCGCTGATCGACATCCGGATCCCGGAAGGCTCGCTGCTCAAGCCCAGGTTCCCGGCCGCGCTCTCGGGCCGTACCCACGTGCTCGGACGCCTGTTCGACATCATGGGCGGCCTGCTGGGCCAGAAGACCCCTGAGTTCCTCAACGCCGCGGGCTTCTCCTCCTCGCCGCACCTGTTCTATGCAGGCCACGACAAGGCGGGCAAGTGGTTCCAGCTCTTCCAGATCGGCTTTGGCGGCATCCCGGGTCGTCCGATGGGCGACGGACCCGACGGCCACTCGCTGTTCCCCGGCTTCACCAACGTGCCCAACGAGTTCCTCGAGCGCTACTTCCCGCTCGAGATCGTCAAGTACGAGACGGTCGCCGACAGCGGCGGTGCGGGTCTGCACCGCGGCGGCAACGGCATCAACATGGTCTACCGCTTCTATGAGCCGGGCGTCATCGCGATCCACGACGACCGCTGGTTCGTGCCGCCCTGGGGCGTCAACGGCGGTCTTCCGGGCAAGCGCGCCAAGAAAATCCTGACCAAGGCCGACGGCACCCAGATCGTGGTCGGCAACAAGCTGGAAGACTACCCCGTCGAAGCGGGCGATGAACTCCAGTTCATCACCTGGGGCGGCGGTGGCTGGGGCGACCCGCTCGAGCGCGACCCGGCCCTCGTCCTCAAGGAAATCGGCCAGGGCCTCGTCACCGAGACCGGCGCCCTCGACTACGGCGTCGTCATCAAGGACGGCGCGGTCGACGAGACGGCCACCCAGGCCCTGCGCGAAAAGATGCGCACCGAGCGCGGCGAGGTCGAGGTCTTCAACTTCGGCCCCGACATCGAAACCTTGCGCAAGAACTGCCTCGAAGAAACCGGCCTCCCCGCTCCCAAGCAGCCCATGTGGCGGCATGCGGACATCGCGGAGGCAGCGGAGTAA
- a CDS encoding hydantoinase/oxoprolinase family protein, which yields MTYRLGVDVGGTFTDLLLFNQEDGSFFRHKTPSTPHDSSEGILNGLGAICEKAGITPADIEFFLHGTTVATNAVLEGKGARVGLITSEGYRQVMQIARSFVPGGLAGWIVWPKPVPLAALEDTFEVAGRMNAQGEEVRAIDEAQIRDVLTRLKASGVQALTVSLMNGYLNGAHESRIGELAAEICPELPVSLSHEVLPEMQEYERTLTTVANAAVRPVVGNYVRNLRSNLRSGGMAGSLSLLRSDGGLMSSEKSEEHPVALLMSGPAGGVTGALWVGKNAGIKNILTLDVGGTSTDVALIENLEARRVRTTEVGHLSVRASALDVKTVGAGGGSIAYVPELTGALRVGPESAGAVPGPVAYNKGGTLPTVTDANVVLGYLPENLLGGTFKLDREGAKAAVQTVADKLGIDVMEAARGIIDIVNENMFGALRMISVQQGYDPRHFAVMGFGGAGPLHVNAVAKLMGSWPAVSPVSPGVLCALGDATTRMRTETARSYSKSFSSTEEADVLAQLEEMAAQTTKELTSEGIDASDVTVEFELDVRYEGQAFEVPLSIDPETFKSGGLAAIIARFDDEHERLFTFKMDSEHELVNLRAVALGPVLDLEAQRLPEGNGDPIEAKVRDHQLWADGKMVPAVIYDRSKLKANDVIQGPAIVTEMDSTTLIEADCTGTVDAFGNILINLK from the coding sequence ATGACCTATCGTTTGGGTGTCGACGTTGGCGGCACCTTCACCGACCTTTTGCTGTTCAACCAGGAAGACGGCTCGTTTTTCCGTCACAAGACGCCGTCGACGCCGCATGACAGTTCGGAAGGTATTCTGAACGGGCTCGGCGCGATCTGCGAGAAGGCGGGGATCACGCCGGCGGATATCGAGTTCTTCCTGCACGGCACCACCGTCGCCACCAACGCCGTGCTTGAAGGCAAGGGCGCGCGCGTGGGCCTCATCACGTCCGAAGGCTACCGCCAGGTCATGCAGATCGCGCGCTCGTTCGTGCCGGGCGGTCTGGCGGGTTGGATCGTGTGGCCCAAGCCCGTGCCGCTCGCCGCTCTGGAAGACACTTTCGAGGTTGCCGGGCGCATGAACGCGCAGGGCGAGGAAGTGCGCGCGATCGACGAAGCCCAGATCCGCGACGTGCTGACCAGGCTCAAGGCCTCGGGCGTCCAAGCGCTCACCGTTTCGCTCATGAACGGCTACTTGAACGGCGCGCACGAGAGCCGCATCGGCGAACTCGCCGCCGAGATCTGCCCCGAGCTTCCGGTCTCGCTCTCCCACGAAGTCCTGCCCGAGATGCAGGAATACGAGCGCACGCTGACCACCGTCGCCAACGCCGCGGTGCGGCCCGTGGTGGGCAACTACGTGCGTAACCTGCGCTCGAACCTGCGTTCGGGCGGCATGGCGGGCTCGCTCTCGCTGCTGCGCTCGGACGGTGGTCTCATGTCCTCGGAGAAGTCCGAAGAGCACCCCGTCGCGCTCCTCATGTCGGGTCCGGCAGGCGGCGTCACCGGCGCGCTGTGGGTCGGCAAGAACGCTGGCATCAAGAACATCCTGACGCTGGACGTGGGCGGCACCTCGACCGACGTCGCGCTCATCGAAAACCTCGAGGCACGCCGCGTGCGCACCACCGAAGTGGGCCACCTCTCGGTGCGCGCTTCGGCTCTGGATGTGAAGACCGTGGGTGCGGGCGGCGGCTCGATCGCCTATGTCCCCGAGCTCACCGGCGCGCTGCGCGTCGGACCGGAATCGGCCGGCGCCGTCCCGGGCCCGGTGGCCTACAACAAGGGCGGCACGCTGCCGACCGTGACCGACGCCAACGTGGTCCTGGGCTACCTCCCCGAGAACCTTCTGGGCGGGACCTTCAAGCTCGACCGGGAAGGCGCCAAGGCGGCTGTCCAGACCGTCGCCGACAAGCTCGGCATCGATGTCATGGAGGCCGCGCGCGGCATCATCGACATCGTCAACGAGAACATGTTCGGCGCGCTGCGCATGATCTCGGTCCAGCAGGGCTACGATCCGCGTCACTTCGCGGTCATGGGCTTTGGCGGGGCGGGTCCGCTCCACGTCAACGCCGTCGCCAAGCTGATGGGCTCCTGGCCCGCCGTCTCGCCGGTGTCCCCGGGCGTCCTGTGCGCGCTGGGCGATGCGACCACGCGCATGCGCACCGAGACCGCGCGTTCGTACTCCAAGTCGTTCTCCAGCACCGAGGAAGCCGACGTTCTCGCCCAGCTCGAAGAGATGGCCGCGCAGACCACGAAGGAACTCACCAGCGAGGGCATCGACGCCAGCGACGTCACCGTCGAGTTCGAACTCGACGTGCGCTACGAGGGCCAGGCCTTCGAAGTGCCGCTCTCCATCGATCCCGAGACCTTCAAGTCGGGTGGCCTTGCCGCGATCATCGCGCGCTTCGATGATGAGCACGAGCGCCTCTTCACCTTCAAGATGGATAGCGAGCACGAACTCGTGAACCTGCGCGCCGTGGCGCTCGGCCCCGTCCTCGACCTCGAAGCCCAGCGCCTTCCCGAAGGCAACGGCGATCCCATCGAGGCCAAGGTGCGCGACCACCAGCTGTGGGCCGATGGCAAGATGGTCCCTGCCGTGATCTACGACCGTTCCAAGCTCAAGGCGAACGACGTGATCCAGGGCCCGGCCATCGTCACCGAGATGGACTCCACCACGCTCATCGAAGCCGACTGCACCGGCACCGTCGATGCCTTTGGCAACATCCTCATCAACCTGAAGTGA